The proteins below come from a single Kitasatospora sp. NBC_00315 genomic window:
- a CDS encoding phosphotransferase, translating to MDQTNGRTVTAHLTHRGEYLGSLGPFAVEEPWWSAVGPVADRLRDASGVPVAVLRLAAVTGGAGGRGGHTTFHAEALERPARRLPTGAAHAWPTARPQPEAPLDPEALSAPEALSAPEDLTRPAARSGPAALSGPAARRADWATSDGLRAALDWADAAARAAGRPPEGPVRQIRSWNLSGLFLIPAAQGPLWLKTTSPAFNACEAGVIGLLGAVDPDLVPEVVAADPARRRVLLGDVPGEDCWGPSARTVEDVVSRLVAAQAALAGSDALAAAGLPDRAPAALPGRVHRLLNGAGADGLTADEVTAARALADRLPVLVAELAACGLPETFVHGDFHPGNWRSDGRRTTLLDFADSCLGHPVLDGLRPRAFVSEECWARIADTWARAWAVHAPGSDPARALTLAEPLAHLAYALRYQEFLENIETSERPYHEGDPATEIRAALACA from the coding sequence ATGGATCAGACGAACGGACGTACGGTCACCGCGCACCTGACCCACCGGGGAGAGTATCTCGGCAGTCTCGGCCCGTTCGCGGTCGAGGAACCCTGGTGGTCGGCGGTGGGGCCGGTCGCGGACCGGCTCCGGGACGCCTCCGGCGTGCCGGTGGCGGTGCTGCGACTGGCCGCCGTCACCGGCGGCGCCGGCGGGCGCGGGGGGCACACCACCTTCCACGCCGAGGCGCTGGAACGGCCGGCCCGGCGCCTCCCGACAGGAGCGGCCCACGCCTGGCCCACCGCGCGGCCCCAACCGGAAGCCCCGCTCGACCCGGAGGCCCTGTCCGCACCGGAGGCCCTGTCCGCACCGGAAGACCTGACCAGGCCCGCCGCTCGGTCCGGGCCCGCCGCCCTGTCGGGACCAGCGGCGCGGCGGGCCGACTGGGCCACCTCGGACGGCCTGCGTGCCGCGCTCGACTGGGCGGACGCCGCCGCCCGCGCGGCCGGCCGCCCTCCGGAGGGGCCCGTGCGGCAGATTCGGAGCTGGAATCTCTCCGGCCTGTTCCTGATACCCGCCGCGCAGGGTCCGCTCTGGCTGAAGACCACGAGCCCCGCCTTCAACGCCTGTGAGGCCGGCGTCATCGGTCTGCTCGGCGCCGTCGATCCGGATCTCGTCCCGGAGGTCGTCGCCGCTGATCCGGCGCGCCGCCGGGTTCTGCTCGGCGACGTGCCGGGGGAGGACTGCTGGGGGCCCTCCGCCCGGACGGTCGAGGACGTGGTGTCCCGCCTGGTGGCCGCGCAGGCCGCGCTGGCCGGCAGTGACGCGCTCGCGGCGGCGGGGCTGCCCGACCGCGCGCCCGCCGCACTGCCCGGCCGGGTCCACCGGCTGCTGAACGGTGCCGGCGCCGACGGGCTGACGGCGGACGAGGTCACCGCGGCCCGCGCGCTGGCCGACCGCCTGCCCGTACTGGTCGCGGAGTTGGCCGCCTGCGGCCTGCCCGAGACCTTCGTCCACGGTGACTTCCACCCGGGCAACTGGCGTTCGGACGGGCGGCGCACCACCCTCCTGGACTTCGCCGACAGCTGCCTCGGCCACCCCGTACTGGACGGGCTGCGCCCACGCGCCTTCGTCTCCGAGGAGTGCTGGGCGCGGATCGCCGACACCTGGGCCCGGGCCTGGGCGGTCCACGCCCCGGGCTCCGACCCGGCTCGTGCTCTCACGCTGGCCGAGCCGCTCGCGCACCTCGCGTACGCGCTCCGCTACCAGGAGTTCCTGGAGAACATCGAGACCTCCGAGCGTCCGTACCATGAGGGCGATCCCGCCACCGAGATCCGTGCCGCCCTGGCCTGCGCCTGA
- a CDS encoding S-(hydroxymethyl)mycothiol dehydrogenase, whose product MSQQVKAVIARSKGAPVEVTTIVVPDPGPGEVVVEVQACGVCHTDLHYREGGINDEFPFLLGHEAAGVVEAVGEGVTEVAPGDFVILNWRAVCGQCRSCRRGRPQYCFDTHNAKQRMTLLDGTELSPALGIGAFAEKTLVAAGQCTKVDPAASPAVAGLLGCGVMAGLGAAINTGEVGRGDSVAVIGVGGVGGAAVMGSRLAGAARIIAVDIDDRKLETARRLGATHTVNSRTTDPVEAIRELTGGNGADVVVEAVGRPETYKQAFYARDLAGTVVLVGVPTPEMQLELPLLDVFGRGGALKSSWYGDCLPSRDFPVLIDLHLQGRLDLGAFVTETIELDAVEQAFERMHQGDVLRSVVVL is encoded by the coding sequence ATGTCCCAGCAGGTGAAGGCAGTCATCGCACGCAGCAAGGGTGCGCCGGTCGAGGTGACGACGATCGTCGTGCCCGACCCGGGCCCGGGCGAGGTGGTGGTCGAGGTGCAGGCGTGCGGGGTGTGCCACACCGACCTGCACTACCGGGAGGGCGGCATCAACGACGAGTTCCCGTTCCTGCTGGGCCATGAGGCGGCCGGTGTGGTGGAGGCGGTCGGCGAGGGTGTGACCGAGGTCGCGCCCGGTGACTTCGTCATCCTCAACTGGCGGGCGGTCTGCGGGCAGTGCCGGTCCTGTCGGCGCGGGCGCCCGCAGTACTGCTTCGACACCCACAACGCCAAGCAGAGGATGACCCTGCTGGACGGCACCGAGCTGTCACCGGCCCTGGGGATCGGCGCGTTCGCGGAGAAGACCCTGGTGGCGGCCGGGCAGTGCACCAAGGTGGACCCGGCGGCGTCCCCGGCCGTGGCCGGTCTGCTGGGCTGCGGCGTGATGGCCGGCCTCGGCGCGGCGATCAACACCGGCGAGGTGGGCCGGGGCGACTCGGTCGCGGTGATCGGCGTCGGCGGCGTCGGCGGCGCGGCGGTGATGGGCTCGCGGCTGGCCGGCGCAGCGAGGATCATCGCGGTGGACATCGACGACCGCAAGCTGGAGACGGCCCGTCGGCTGGGTGCCACCCACACCGTCAACTCCCGCACCACCGACCCGGTGGAGGCGATCCGCGAGCTGACCGGCGGCAACGGCGCCGACGTGGTGGTCGAGGCGGTCGGTCGCCCGGAGACGTACAAACAGGCGTTCTACGCCCGCGACCTCGCCGGTACCGTCGTCCTGGTGGGCGTACCCACGCCGGAGATGCAGCTGGAGCTGCCGCTGCTGGACGTGTTCGGGCGTGGTGGCGCGCTGAAGTCCTCGTGGTACGGGGACTGCCTGCCCTCGCGGGACTTCCCCGTCCTGATCGACCTCCACCTCCAGGGGCGCCTGGACCTCGGCGCGTTCGTCACCGAGACCATCGAACTGGACGCGGTGGAGCAGGCGTTCGAGCGCATGCACCAGGGTGACGTGCTCCGTTCGGTGGTGGTCCTGTGA
- a CDS encoding MarR family winged helix-turn-helix transcriptional regulator: MSTAAQAAGDGRVLAFGHLLGAAARLEHILGRAVEEACGISHSVFEVLLVLGRAGRPGLPMREIGRERVLTTGGVTRLVDRMEAAGLVRRTQHPEDRRVQLVTLTELGEQTCVRAARVHAENVQHYFLDRLPQADRDRFVRDLRLLSRSAGESLPRLR, translated from the coding sequence ATCTCGACCGCGGCTCAGGCGGCGGGGGACGGGCGGGTGCTGGCTTTCGGGCACCTGCTGGGGGCTGCCGCACGGCTGGAGCACATCCTGGGCCGGGCTGTGGAGGAGGCCTGCGGGATCAGCCACTCGGTCTTCGAGGTGCTGCTGGTGCTCGGTCGGGCGGGCAGGCCCGGGCTGCCCATGCGGGAGATCGGGCGGGAGCGAGTTCTGACCACGGGCGGGGTGACCAGGCTGGTGGACCGCATGGAGGCGGCCGGACTGGTCCGCCGTACCCAGCATCCGGAGGACCGCCGGGTGCAGCTGGTGACGCTGACCGAGCTGGGTGAGCAGACCTGCGTCCGGGCCGCCCGGGTGCACGCGGAGAACGTCCAGCACTACTTCCTGGACCGGCTGCCGCAGGCCGACCGCGACCGGTTCGTCCGGGATCTGCGGTTGCTGAGCCGAAGCGCGGGGGAATCACTGCCACGCCTGCGCTGA
- a CDS encoding MBL fold metallo-hydrolase, protein MSAARIEHLVTSGTFELDGGSWEVDNNVWIVGDDTEAAVIDAAHDAEAIAAVVGDRRLVAIISTHAHNDHIDAAPALAELTGAPILLHPDDLPLWKLTHPDRLPDGELADGQVIEVAGTTLAVLHTPGHAPGAVCLHAPGLGTVFTGDTLFQGGPGATGRSFSHFPTIIDSIRERLLALPPETVVRTGHGDSTTVGAEAPSLAEWIARGH, encoded by the coding sequence GTGAGTGCCGCCCGGATCGAGCACCTGGTCACCTCCGGCACCTTCGAGCTGGACGGCGGCAGTTGGGAGGTCGACAACAACGTCTGGATCGTCGGGGACGACACCGAGGCGGCCGTGATCGACGCGGCCCACGACGCCGAGGCCATCGCGGCGGTGGTCGGTGACCGGCGGCTGGTCGCGATCATCAGCACCCACGCCCACAACGACCACATCGACGCGGCCCCGGCCCTCGCCGAGCTGACGGGCGCGCCGATCCTGCTGCACCCCGACGACCTGCCGCTGTGGAAGCTCACCCATCCCGACCGGCTGCCGGACGGCGAACTGGCCGACGGTCAGGTGATCGAGGTGGCCGGGACCACCCTGGCGGTGCTGCACACGCCGGGCCACGCGCCGGGCGCGGTCTGCCTGCACGCGCCCGGGTTGGGCACGGTCTTCACCGGGGACACCCTCTTCCAGGGGGGTCCGGGGGCGACCGGGCGGTCCTTCTCGCACTTCCCGACCATCATCGACTCGATCCGTGAGCGACTGCTCGCCCTGCCGCCGGAGACGGTCGTGCGCACCGGGCACGGCGACAGCACCACGGTCGGCGCCGAGGCGCCGAGCCTGGCGGAGTGGATCGCCCGCGGGCACTGA
- a CDS encoding PhzF family phenazine biosynthesis protein produces the protein MTNETTEATPEASEVPEVLRYAAFAADPAGGNPAGVVLDAAALSAGRMLAVAAEVGYSETAFLSPTATSRAYDVRYFSPLREVPFCGHATVAAAVALAERVGPGQYVFGTLAGEVPVAVDEDPAGVLRATLTSVAPHTEPAERGDVDEALALLGWAAAELDPALPPRFAYAGVRHLVLVVADRSRLADLHYDFDGLAAYMTARDLTTLQLAWREDDRTFHVRDPFPVGGVVEDPATGAAAAAFGAYLRDLGAVPSAAVLTLHQGADMGRPGVLRVELRAGEERVRVSGTAVPIPA, from the coding sequence ATGACGAACGAGACGACCGAAGCGACACCCGAGGCATCCGAGGTTCCCGAGGTCCTGCGATACGCGGCCTTCGCCGCCGATCCGGCTGGAGGCAACCCGGCCGGCGTGGTCCTGGACGCGGCCGCGCTCTCGGCCGGCCGGATGCTCGCCGTCGCGGCCGAGGTCGGCTACTCGGAGACCGCCTTCCTCAGCCCGACCGCCACGTCCAGGGCCTACGACGTGCGGTACTTCAGCCCGCTGCGGGAGGTGCCGTTCTGCGGGCACGCCACCGTGGCCGCAGCTGTGGCGCTCGCCGAACGAGTCGGTCCCGGGCAGTACGTCTTCGGCACCCTCGCCGGCGAGGTGCCGGTGGCGGTCGACGAGGACCCGGCGGGTGTCCTGCGCGCCACGCTGACCAGCGTGGCACCGCACACCGAACCGGCCGAGCGGGGGGACGTGGACGAGGCGCTGGCCCTCCTCGGCTGGGCCGCCGCCGAGCTGGATCCGGCGCTGCCGCCCCGGTTCGCCTACGCCGGAGTCCGCCACCTGGTGCTGGTCGTCGCCGACCGGTCCCGGCTGGCCGACCTCCACTACGACTTCGACGGGTTGGCGGCCTACATGACCGCCCGCGATCTGACCACCCTGCAACTGGCCTGGCGCGAGGACGACCGGACCTTCCACGTCCGCGACCCGTTCCCGGTCGGCGGCGTCGTGGAGGACCCGGCCACCGGCGCGGCGGCCGCCGCCTTCGGTGCCTACCTCCGTGATCTGGGCGCCGTTCCGTCGGCAGCCGTGCTGACCCTGCACCAGGGCGCGGACATGGGGCGGCCGGGCGTGCTGCGGGTGGAGCTGCGTGCGGGGGAGGAGCGGGTCCGCGTCTCCGGCACGGCCGTCCCGATCCCGGCCTGA
- a CDS encoding DUF5685 family protein, with amino-acid sequence MFGIIRPCRHGLSEQLQTSWMAHLCGLCLALRDNHGQLARTATNYDGLIISVLVEAQSAPADGSWRRTAGPCPLRGMRTAEVAKGEGAKLAAAVSLALASVKMRDHVEDRDGLFARRPIAVGARAVTRRWDRQSAGSGSAVGFDTAVLLTAGARQGELERAARPGGSVLLVTEPTESATAAAFAHTAVLAGRPGNAAPLAEAGRLFGRLAHLLDAAEDQAEDAATGAWNPLTATGTDRAEAERLCRDAVHGIRLALREVELTDRSLTHVLLGHETERAVDRVFGSRRRHTASCTGAPTAEAPQPTAPPGHNPYQQPPGQDFGPPPGGRPPRRNLLAGCALWTLMACTCRLMCCEHEDPFSRERRDAFCVRHDCCDSCDCCDACQCCGDGCDCCNSCDNCGCDGCDCGCDC; translated from the coding sequence ATGTTCGGGATCATCAGGCCCTGTCGACACGGGCTCTCCGAGCAACTGCAGACATCCTGGATGGCTCATCTGTGCGGCCTCTGCCTGGCGTTGCGTGACAACCACGGGCAGCTCGCCCGAACCGCGACCAACTACGACGGGCTGATCATCTCCGTACTGGTCGAGGCCCAGAGCGCTCCTGCGGACGGCTCGTGGCGTCGGACCGCGGGCCCGTGTCCGTTGCGCGGCATGCGGACCGCCGAGGTGGCGAAGGGCGAGGGCGCCAAACTGGCCGCTGCCGTGTCGCTCGCGCTGGCCTCGGTGAAGATGCGTGACCACGTCGAGGACCGGGACGGGCTGTTCGCCCGTCGCCCGATCGCCGTCGGCGCCCGCGCGGTGACCCGCCGCTGGGACCGGCAGAGCGCCGGCAGCGGCTCCGCGGTCGGCTTCGACACCGCGGTGCTGCTGACCGCCGGCGCGCGCCAGGGCGAGCTGGAGCGGGCCGCGCGGCCCGGTGGTTCGGTCCTGCTGGTGACCGAGCCGACCGAGAGCGCCACCGCCGCGGCCTTCGCGCACACCGCCGTGCTGGCCGGCCGGCCGGGCAACGCCGCGCCGCTCGCCGAGGCCGGGCGGCTGTTCGGCCGGCTGGCCCACCTGCTGGACGCCGCCGAGGACCAGGCCGAGGACGCCGCGACCGGCGCCTGGAACCCGCTGACCGCCACCGGCACCGACCGGGCGGAGGCCGAACGGCTCTGCCGGGACGCCGTGCACGGCATCCGCCTGGCGCTGCGCGAGGTGGAGCTGACCGACCGCTCGCTGACCCACGTGCTGCTGGGCCACGAGACCGAACGGGCCGTGGACCGGGTCTTCGGAAGTCGCCGCCGTCACACCGCGAGCTGCACGGGCGCGCCGACGGCCGAAGCCCCGCAGCCGACCGCACCGCCCGGACACAACCCCTATCAGCAGCCGCCGGGTCAGGACTTCGGACCGCCGCCCGGCGGTCGCCCGCCGCGACGCAACCTGCTGGCGGGGTGTGCGCTGTGGACGCTGATGGCCTGCACCTGCCGGCTGATGTGCTGCGAGCACGAGGACCCGTTCAGCCGCGAGCGCCGGGACGCCTTCTGCGTGCGCCACGACTGCTGCGACAGTTGCGACTGCTGCGACGCCTGTCAGTGCTGCGGGGACGGGTGCGACTGCTGCAACAGCTGTGACAACTGCGGCTGCGACGGGTGCGACTGCGGGTGCGACTGCTGA
- a CDS encoding MBL fold metallo-hydrolase, whose amino-acid sequence MSALDFQVIDSPDSSLNKTAVLVTGEREAMLIDAGFTRSDGRRLVEAVHATGKRLTTVFVSHGDPDFYFGAEEIQDAFPDARFLAPHLVVEHITETYPGKLQTWAHLGEELSTRLVLPEILVGDELDFEGHRFELRGADFHLPDRHYLWQHQHRALLGGVLLFEGLHVWTADTPAPEQRAAWIDLLDGMEALDPRFVVAGHRTAGAPTDTTAIRHTRDYLRAFETEVGKAPDAAAAQAALEGLYPDAGMVLAVELGTKVAKGEMSWDRP is encoded by the coding sequence ATGAGCGCCCTCGACTTCCAGGTCATCGACAGCCCCGACAGCTCGCTCAACAAGACCGCCGTCCTGGTCACCGGCGAGAGGGAGGCCATGCTGATCGACGCCGGTTTCACCCGCTCCGACGGCCGCCGCCTGGTCGAGGCCGTCCACGCCACCGGCAAGAGGCTCACCACCGTCTTCGTCAGCCACGGCGACCCGGATTTCTACTTCGGCGCCGAGGAGATCCAGGACGCCTTTCCCGACGCCCGCTTCCTCGCCCCGCACCTGGTGGTCGAGCACATCACGGAGACCTACCCGGGCAAGCTGCAGACCTGGGCGCACCTGGGCGAGGAGCTCTCCACCCGGCTGGTGCTGCCCGAGATCCTCGTCGGGGACGAGCTGGACTTCGAGGGACACCGATTCGAACTGCGTGGCGCGGACTTCCATCTGCCGGACCGGCACTACCTCTGGCAGCACCAGCACCGCGCGCTGCTCGGCGGCGTCCTGCTCTTCGAGGGCCTGCACGTGTGGACCGCCGACACCCCCGCCCCCGAGCAGCGCGCCGCCTGGATCGACCTGCTCGACGGTATGGAGGCGCTCGATCCGCGGTTCGTGGTGGCCGGCCACCGCACTGCCGGCGCGCCCACGGACACCACAGCGATCCGGCACACCCGCGACTACCTGCGGGCGTTCGAGACCGAGGTCGGCAAAGCCCCCGACGCCGCCGCCGCGCAGGCGGCCCTGGAGGGGCTGTACCCCGACGCGGGCATGGTCCTCGCCGTCGAACTCGGCACGAAGGTCGCCAAGGGCGAGATGTCGTGGGACCGACCGTGA
- the nadE gene encoding ammonia-dependent NAD(+) synthetase, with protein sequence MSEPVSIALQREIARELLVAETFEAEKEIERRVAFLAERLTSTGLRSLVLGISGGVDSTTTGRLCQLAVERARAAGHEARFYAMRLPYGVQADEHDAQLALSFIRADHVLTVDVKPASDAALEAALAADVEFRDAHHQDFVQGNIKARQRMIAQYAVAGAHDGLVVGTDHAAEAVSGFFTKFGDGAADLVPLTGLTKRRVRAVADLLGAPAELVWKIPTADLETLDPGKADEDALGVTYDDIDDFLEGKPVDEGVFETIVRRYRLTEHKRQLPVAP encoded by the coding sequence GTGAGCGAGCCGGTGTCCATCGCCCTGCAGCGAGAGATCGCCCGGGAACTCCTGGTCGCCGAGACCTTCGAGGCCGAGAAGGAGATCGAGCGCCGGGTGGCGTTCCTCGCCGAGCGGCTGACCTCCACCGGCCTGCGGTCCCTGGTACTCGGCATCAGCGGTGGAGTCGACTCCACCACCACCGGCCGGTTGTGCCAGCTCGCGGTCGAGCGGGCCCGGGCCGCCGGGCACGAGGCGCGGTTCTACGCGATGCGGCTGCCCTACGGCGTCCAGGCCGACGAGCACGACGCGCAGCTGGCGCTCTCCTTCATCCGGGCCGACCACGTGCTGACCGTGGACGTCAAGCCCGCGAGCGACGCCGCCCTGGAGGCCGCGCTGGCCGCCGACGTCGAGTTCCGCGACGCCCACCACCAGGACTTCGTCCAGGGCAACATCAAGGCCCGGCAGCGCATGATCGCCCAGTACGCGGTGGCAGGCGCCCACGACGGCCTGGTGGTCGGCACCGACCATGCCGCCGAGGCGGTCTCCGGTTTCTTCACCAAGTTCGGCGACGGCGCGGCGGATCTGGTCCCGCTGACCGGCCTGACCAAGCGCCGGGTGCGCGCCGTCGCGGACCTGCTGGGCGCGCCCGCCGAGCTGGTGTGGAAGATCCCGACGGCCGACCTCGAGACCCTCGACCCGGGCAAGGCCGACGAGGACGCGCTCGGCGTGACCTACGACGACATCGACGACTTCCTGGAGGGCAAGCCGGTCGACGAGGGGGTCTTCGAGACGATCGTCCGCCGCTACCGTCTCACCGAGCACAAGCGCCAACTGCCGGTCGCCCCGTAG
- a CDS encoding pyridoxamine 5'-phosphate oxidase family protein, protein MAHDPRDLDDAVLSFWQERLISTLTTARPDGTPHVVPVGVTFDPEAGLARVITSGTSRKARNVAAAGPTGMRVALCQVDRARWCTLEGVAVVRDDPAAVAEAERRYTERYREPRVNPGRVVIEVTVDRVLGRA, encoded by the coding sequence ATGGCCCACGACCCGCGCGACCTCGACGACGCCGTCCTCAGCTTCTGGCAGGAACGGCTGATCTCCACCCTGACCACCGCCCGCCCGGACGGAACCCCGCACGTGGTGCCGGTCGGCGTCACCTTCGACCCGGAGGCCGGGCTCGCCCGGGTGATCACCAGCGGGACCAGCCGCAAGGCCCGCAACGTGGCGGCGGCCGGTCCGACGGGGATGCGGGTGGCGCTCTGCCAGGTGGACCGGGCGCGTTGGTGCACGCTGGAGGGTGTCGCGGTGGTCAGGGACGACCCGGCGGCGGTCGCCGAGGCCGAGCGGCGCTACACCGAGCGGTACCGCGAGCCGCGCGTCAATCCCGGCCGGGTGGTCATCGAGGTCACGGTGGACCGGGTGCTGGGCCGGGCCTGA
- a CDS encoding MarR family winged helix-turn-helix transcriptional regulator, with product MEESMAEDGAARRERLMEGLRVYGGHYTELSRRFAAWLGLHSTDATALLEIAAAEERGTPLSPARLSERISLSSGATTALLNRLEAGGHIVRSREHSDRRVITLRGGAHIQERADEFFGPLAHRLDVAMAPYPPELLERFESLVTDLNAAMDNHLAQREDT from the coding sequence ATGGAGGAGTCGATGGCCGAGGACGGCGCGGCTCGGCGTGAGCGGCTGATGGAGGGGCTGAGGGTCTACGGCGGCCACTACACCGAGCTCAGCCGGCGCTTCGCCGCCTGGTTGGGTCTGCACTCCACCGACGCGACCGCACTCCTGGAGATCGCCGCTGCGGAGGAACGGGGCACCCCGCTCTCGCCTGCGCGGCTCAGCGAGCGCATCTCACTCTCCTCGGGTGCCACGACCGCGCTCCTGAACCGTCTCGAAGCCGGCGGGCACATCGTCCGCAGCCGGGAACACTCCGACCGGCGCGTCATCACTCTGCGCGGCGGCGCCCACATCCAGGAACGCGCGGACGAGTTCTTCGGACCGCTGGCCCACCGGCTGGACGTCGCCATGGCCCCCTACCCGCCGGAGCTGCTGGAGCGGTTCGAGTCCCTCGTGACCGACCTGAACGCCGCCATGGACAACCACCTCGCGCAGCGCGAGGACACCTGA
- a CDS encoding aminotransferase class IV — translation MTVASQVRLEVDGLAATVDDLAYLALGGYGHFTAMQVRDRRTRGLAFHLARLDSATRELYGQALDGDRVLDLIRHALGEGPDGIRDASVRVNVFRPEGAAAVRTLVAVRPPGPAPAEVLHLRAVDLQRPVAHLKGLGGLGQPYYAALAAAEGYHEALLVGPGGVVAEGAFTNIGFIEGDTVVWPDAPALNGIAMQVLRRELAASGVESKRRPVFLADLAAFDGAFVTNTRGFAAVGRIDRLDLPLDAQLLATARRLYDEAPRDAI, via the coding sequence ATGACTGTTGCATCGCAGGTGAGGCTGGAGGTCGACGGCCTGGCCGCGACCGTGGACGATCTGGCGTACCTGGCGCTCGGGGGGTACGGGCACTTCACGGCCATGCAGGTGCGGGATCGCAGGACGCGCGGGCTGGCCTTCCACCTGGCGCGGCTGGACTCGGCCACCCGGGAGCTCTACGGCCAGGCTCTGGACGGTGACCGGGTGCTCGACCTGATCCGGCACGCACTGGGGGAGGGCCCCGACGGCATCCGGGACGCCTCGGTACGGGTGAACGTCTTCCGTCCCGAGGGTGCCGCCGCGGTCCGGACGCTGGTCGCGGTACGCCCGCCCGGCCCCGCACCCGCCGAGGTGCTGCACCTCCGTGCGGTGGACCTTCAGCGGCCCGTCGCCCACCTCAAGGGCCTCGGCGGCCTCGGGCAGCCCTACTACGCGGCGCTCGCCGCGGCCGAGGGCTACCACGAGGCGTTGCTGGTGGGCCCCGGCGGGGTGGTGGCGGAGGGCGCTTTCACCAACATCGGGTTCATCGAGGGCGACACCGTGGTCTGGCCGGACGCCCCGGCGCTGAACGGTATCGCCATGCAGGTCCTCCGACGCGAACTCGCCGCCTCCGGTGTGGAGTCGAAGCGGCGCCCGGTGTTCCTCGCCGACCTGGCCGCGTTCGACGGCGCCTTCGTCACCAACACCCGGGGCTTCGCCGCGGTCGGCCGGATCGACCGGCTGGATCTGCCGCTGGACGCCCAGCTGCTGGCCACCGCACGGCGGTTGTACGACGAGGCTCCCCGGGACGCGATCTGA
- a CDS encoding MFS transporter codes for MHGPSPTDDEPGEPYRWRWLILVVMLVAEVMDLLDASIVNVAGPALETSLGAGSVGLQWVIGGYALTLGAGLVLGGRLGDRYGRRRMFLLGLAAFTGCSLLCALAPNIGALIAFRLLQGATGAMLLPQGLGLLRENFSGPELTKVFGIFGPVLGLGGIVGPVLGGGLIEGDFFGLGWRSVFLVNLPIGIAALVLATKVVPRRGGNRTVSVDALGAALVAAACALLVLPLNQGRQDGWPLWTWLSMGASLLGFALFAVRQRRTAEAGREPLVMPALLRKPAFTVGLGGIALFFGGLVGIQLVLTLYLQVGRDFTAGEAGLGNLPLAVGTAIGGAVSGAVLADRIGRRVLQIGPLVQLVGAALLWFELDGLHTASFSILDIAPGVMVCGIGAGMVIAALFGFILAAVDDDEIGSASGVLSAVQSIGGSIGVAAFGSVFFAQVGTGGFTTGFHHALVVQACLLSAFLAITFLLPRMGRAEEQHGTGSDAAATAPHTADV; via the coding sequence ATGCACGGCCCGTCCCCCACCGACGACGAGCCCGGGGAGCCCTACCGGTGGCGTTGGCTGATCCTGGTGGTGATGCTCGTCGCGGAGGTCATGGACCTCCTGGACGCCTCGATCGTCAACGTCGCCGGCCCCGCTCTGGAGACGTCCCTCGGCGCCGGCTCCGTCGGCCTGCAATGGGTGATCGGCGGCTACGCCCTCACGCTGGGAGCCGGGCTCGTACTGGGCGGCCGCCTCGGTGACCGCTACGGACGCCGCCGGATGTTCCTGCTCGGCCTGGCCGCCTTCACCGGCTGCTCCCTGCTGTGCGCGCTGGCGCCGAACATCGGGGCGCTGATCGCCTTCCGACTGCTCCAGGGCGCCACCGGGGCGATGCTCCTGCCACAGGGCCTGGGTCTGCTGCGCGAGAACTTCTCCGGCCCGGAGCTCACGAAGGTCTTCGGGATCTTCGGCCCCGTCCTCGGCCTCGGCGGGATCGTCGGCCCGGTCCTGGGCGGCGGCCTCATCGAGGGCGACTTCTTCGGCCTGGGCTGGCGATCGGTGTTCCTGGTCAACCTGCCCATCGGCATCGCCGCTCTGGTGCTCGCCACGAAGGTCGTCCCCAGGAGGGGCGGCAACCGTACCGTGAGCGTCGACGCGCTCGGCGCCGCACTGGTCGCGGCGGCCTGCGCCCTGCTGGTGCTACCACTGAACCAGGGCCGGCAGGACGGCTGGCCGCTGTGGACCTGGTTGTCGATGGGCGCCTCCCTTCTGGGGTTCGCCCTGTTCGCCGTGCGGCAGCGCCGCACGGCCGAAGCCGGACGTGAGCCGCTGGTGATGCCGGCCCTGCTCCGTAAGCCCGCGTTCACGGTCGGGCTCGGCGGTATCGCCCTGTTCTTCGGCGGACTCGTCGGCATCCAGCTCGTCCTGACGCTCTACCTCCAGGTCGGCCGGGACTTCACCGCCGGTGAGGCCGGCCTCGGCAATCTGCCGCTCGCCGTCGGAACCGCGATCGGCGGCGCCGTCAGCGGTGCCGTCCTCGCGGACCGGATCGGGCGCCGGGTTCTCCAGATCGGCCCGCTGGTCCAGCTCGTCGGCGCGGCTCTGCTCTGGTTCGAGCTCGACGGGCTCCACACGGCCTCGTTCTCGATCTTGGACATCGCCCCCGGCGTGATGGTCTGCGGGATCGGGGCGGGAATGGTCATCGCCGCCCTGTTCGGCTTCATCCTCGCGGCCGTCGACGACGACGAGATCGGCTCGGCCTCCGGTGTGCTGTCCGCGGTGCAGTCCATCGGCGGATCCATCGGTGTCGCCGCCTTCGGCTCGGTGTTCTTCGCACAGGTCGGGACCGGCGGGTTCACCACCGGCTTCCACCACGCCCTCGTCGTCCAGGCGTGCCTGTTGAGCGCGTTCCTCGCGATCACCTTCCTGCTCCCCCGGATGGGCAGGGCCGAGGAGCAGCACGGCACCGGCAGTGACGCGGCCGCGACCGCTCCGCACACGGCCGACGTGTGA